A portion of the Pseudomonas sp. GR 6-02 genome contains these proteins:
- a CDS encoding sensor domain-containing protein — translation MSNVTPPPSASVLNPGLGSPLRGSLKGALATLVLLLLALLFWQLLDQLRETQKNQRQYTINYTADLASQVSLNMALNAQIALNLLPIVEQPQSADEQQTLLRKLQQSLPDLRSLALLSPSGKVLSDSAVDSQDANYLSELVQRSRAQAHYFSNADDGSVVHLLLHQASGSTRGYWALRLTPTFFSSLTKQGDAGLRPLWLVENRINHQIISRDDALPSAKPAALTPDELTNSVLIVPLSSSDWQLRGLFDRQRVIEQLLPAFIGKCLLGLAFSLLPFIALLNIRRRQRQLHEGRRRYQDIFEGTGVALCVLDLSGLKSFFDKAQLTSSEQLRTWLGIPEQRQQLLQELRITEVNQVALQLLNVNSCDQAWKLLINGCPLDCTAIGNQVLEAVLHQQKQLELEIKLQDANGRDQHLWLVLRLPEDQPDHRAVILSISDITSRKLIELSLLEREGFWSDVVRTVPDHLYVQDVISQRMIFSNHHLGQTLGYNRTELHQMGEYFWEILLHPEDADYYHRSRQSQRQAGYTQLLQCQLRFRHRDGKWRRFDIREQALARDKHDQVTRIIGVAKDITEQIEASESLRDSEQRYRMLAESISDVIFSTDSKMALNYVSPSVQAVLGFDADWIFQNGWQSTIANPQQLSGIYSLMDRVSKALDKPDQLTLLRSQVQTQLFLFDCLRADGRKIPIELRLVLVWDEHGAFEGVLGVGRDISQQRRAEKDLRMAATVFEHSTSAILITDPAGYIVQANEAFSRVSGYAVSQVLDQLPNMLTVDEQQETHLRYVLKQLHQHSTWEGEVWLKRRNGEHYPAWVGITAVLDDEGDLASYVCFFSDISERKASEQRIHRLAYYDALTHLPNRTLFQDRLHTALQSAERQKSWVVLMFLDLDRFKPINDSLGHAAGDRMLKEMATRLLGCVDDDDTVARMGGDEFTLLLQPRVNREIALNRAIHVAEQILASLVKPFVLEGREFFVTASIGIALSPQDGSELSQLMKNADTAMYHAKERGKNNFQFYQADMNASALERLELESDLRHALEQNEFVLYYQPQFSGDGKRLTGAEALLRWRHPRRGLVPPGDFIPVLEELGLVVDVGDWVIGEACRQLKTWHQAKVRVPKVSVNISARQFSDGQLGTRIATILRETGLPPACLELELTESILMREVSEAMQILAGLKNLGLSIAVDDFGTGYSSLNYLKQFPIDVLKIDRTFVDGLPSGEQDAQIARAIIAMAHSLNLAVIAEGVETHEQLDFLREHGCDEVQGYLFGRPMPAGRFEAQFSNDALFMFD, via the coding sequence TTGTCCAATGTCACTCCGCCACCGTCCGCGAGCGTGCTCAACCCTGGGCTCGGCTCGCCCCTGCGCGGAAGCTTGAAGGGCGCGCTGGCGACTCTCGTGCTGTTGCTGCTCGCACTGCTGTTCTGGCAGTTGCTGGATCAACTGCGCGAAACCCAGAAAAACCAGCGCCAGTACACCATCAACTACACCGCCGACCTGGCTTCGCAAGTCAGCCTCAACATGGCGCTCAACGCCCAGATCGCCCTTAATCTGCTACCGATCGTCGAACAACCGCAAAGCGCCGACGAACAGCAGACATTGCTGCGCAAACTGCAACAGTCGCTGCCCGACCTGCGCAGCCTGGCGCTGCTCAGCCCCTCCGGGAAAGTCCTGAGTGACAGCGCCGTCGACAGCCAGGACGCCAACTACCTGAGCGAACTGGTCCAGCGCAGTCGCGCCCAGGCCCACTATTTCAGCAATGCCGATGACGGCTCGGTGGTGCACCTGCTCCTGCACCAGGCCAGCGGCAGTACTCGCGGCTACTGGGCCCTGCGCCTGACACCGACATTTTTTTCTTCATTGACCAAACAGGGCGACGCCGGCCTTCGCCCCCTGTGGCTGGTGGAAAACCGCATCAATCATCAGATCATCAGTCGCGATGACGCCCTGCCTTCAGCCAAACCCGCGGCGCTGACACCCGACGAACTGACCAACAGCGTATTGATCGTCCCCCTGAGCAGCAGCGACTGGCAACTGCGCGGGCTGTTCGACCGGCAACGGGTGATCGAACAACTGCTGCCGGCATTCATCGGCAAATGCCTGCTGGGCCTGGCCTTCTCACTGTTACCGTTCATCGCTTTGCTGAACATTCGTCGCCGCCAACGCCAACTGCATGAAGGCCGCCGACGCTATCAGGACATCTTCGAAGGCACCGGTGTTGCCCTGTGCGTGCTGGACCTGTCCGGGCTCAAAAGCTTTTTCGACAAGGCGCAACTCACCAGCAGCGAGCAGCTGAGAACCTGGCTCGGGATACCGGAGCAACGCCAGCAACTGTTGCAGGAACTGCGCATCACCGAGGTCAACCAGGTCGCCCTGCAACTGCTCAACGTCAATTCCTGCGATCAGGCCTGGAAACTACTGATCAACGGCTGCCCACTGGACTGCACGGCCATCGGCAATCAAGTGCTCGAAGCGGTGCTCCACCAGCAGAAACAGCTTGAGCTGGAAATCAAGCTTCAGGACGCCAATGGCCGCGACCAGCACTTGTGGCTCGTGCTGCGCCTGCCGGAAGATCAGCCCGACCATAGAGCGGTGATCCTGAGCATCAGCGACATCACCAGCCGCAAACTCATTGAGCTTTCGCTGCTGGAGCGCGAAGGATTCTGGTCCGATGTGGTGCGCACCGTGCCGGATCACCTGTATGTGCAAGACGTGATCAGCCAGCGGATGATCTTCAGCAACCATCACCTGGGGCAGACGCTGGGTTACAACCGCACCGAGCTGCACCAGATGGGCGAGTACTTCTGGGAAATCCTCTTGCACCCGGAAGATGCCGACTACTACCACCGCTCTCGCCAATCTCAGCGTCAGGCGGGTTACACCCAATTGCTGCAGTGCCAGCTGCGCTTCCGTCATCGCGATGGCAAATGGCGGCGTTTCGATATTCGCGAACAGGCCCTGGCGCGGGACAAGCACGATCAGGTCACGCGCATCATCGGTGTGGCCAAGGACATCACCGAGCAGATCGAAGCCAGTGAATCCCTGCGCGACAGCGAGCAGCGCTACCGGATGCTCGCCGAAAGTATCAGCGACGTGATTTTCTCCACTGACAGCAAGATGGCGCTCAACTACGTCAGCCCTTCGGTGCAAGCGGTGCTGGGCTTCGACGCCGACTGGATATTCCAGAACGGCTGGCAATCGACCATCGCCAACCCGCAACAACTGAGCGGCATCTACAGCCTGATGGACCGGGTCAGCAAAGCGCTGGATAAACCCGATCAACTGACACTGCTGCGCAGTCAGGTGCAGACCCAACTGTTTTTGTTCGACTGCCTGCGGGCCGACGGACGCAAGATCCCTATCGAGTTGCGTCTGGTTTTGGTCTGGGACGAACACGGCGCCTTCGAAGGTGTGCTCGGGGTCGGTCGCGACATCAGCCAGCAACGCCGGGCCGAGAAAGACCTGCGCATGGCGGCCACGGTATTCGAGCACTCCACCTCGGCGATTCTGATCACTGACCCGGCCGGCTATATCGTCCAGGCCAACGAGGCCTTCAGTCGCGTCAGCGGCTATGCGGTGTCCCAGGTGCTCGATCAGTTGCCGAACATGCTCACCGTCGACGAGCAGCAGGAAACTCATCTGCGCTACGTGCTCAAGCAATTGCATCAGCACAGCACCTGGGAAGGCGAAGTCTGGCTCAAGCGTCGCAACGGCGAGCACTATCCGGCCTGGGTCGGGATTACGGCGGTGCTCGACGACGAAGGCGATCTGGCCAGTTATGTGTGTTTCTTCAGCGACATCAGCGAACGCAAGGCCAGTGAGCAACGGATTCACCGCCTCGCCTATTACGACGCCCTGACCCACCTGCCCAACCGCACGCTGTTCCAGGATCGCCTGCACACTGCGCTGCAATCGGCCGAACGGCAGAAGTCCTGGGTGGTGCTGATGTTCCTCGACCTGGACCGCTTCAAGCCGATCAACGACTCCCTGGGTCATGCCGCCGGCGACCGCATGCTCAAGGAAATGGCCACGCGCCTGCTCGGCTGCGTCGACGATGACGACACCGTGGCGCGCATGGGCGGTGATGAGTTCACATTGCTGCTGCAACCCCGGGTCAACCGCGAGATCGCGCTGAACCGAGCCATTCACGTGGCCGAACAGATCCTCGCCAGCCTGGTGAAGCCGTTCGTGCTCGAAGGCCGCGAGTTCTTCGTCACCGCCAGTATCGGCATCGCCCTGAGTCCTCAGGACGGTAGCGAACTCAGTCAGCTGATGAAGAACGCCGACACCGCGATGTACCACGCCAAGGAACGCGGCAAGAACAACTTCCAGTTCTATCAGGCCGACATGAACGCCAGCGCCCTGGAGCGTCTGGAGCTGGAAAGCGACTTGCGCCACGCTCTGGAACAAAACGAATTCGTGCTGTACTACCAGCCGCAATTCAGCGGCGACGGCAAACGCCTGACCGGCGCCGAAGCCCTGCTGCGCTGGCGCCATCCGCGCCGCGGCCTGGTGCCGCCAGGGGACTTCATTCCGGTGCTCGAAGAGCTCGGGCTGGTGGTGGATGTCGGCGACTGGGTGATCGGTGAGGCCTGTCGTCAACTCAAGACCTGGCACCAGGCCAAGGTGCGGGTGCCGAAGGTCTCGGTGAATATTTCGGCCCGGCAGTTCTCCGACGGGCAGCTCGGCACGCGGATCGCCACCATCCTCAGGGAAACCGGCCTGCCGCCGGCGTGCCTGGAGCTGGAGCTGACCGAAAGTATCCTGATGCGTGAAGTCAGCGAGGCGATGCAGATCCTCGCCGGACTGAAAAACCTCGGCCTGAGCATTGCGGTCGACGACTTCGGCACCGGTTATTCATCGCTCAACTACCTCAAGCAATTCCCGATCGATGTGCTGAAAATCGACCGCACCTTCGTTGATGGCCTGCCGTCGGGCGAGCAGGATGCGCAGATTGCCCGGGCGATCATCGCCATGGCCCACAGCCTCAATCTGGCGGTAATCGCCGAGGGCGTGGAAACCCACGAACAGCTCGACTTCCTGCGCGAGCATGGCTGCGATGAGGTTCAGGGCTACCTGTTCGGCCGCCCGATGCCGGCCGGCCGGTTCGAAGCGCAGTTCAGCAATGATGCGTTGTTCATGTTCGACTGA
- a CDS encoding Lnb N-terminal periplasmic domain-containing protein, translating to MLKRLAWLALCVCAPLSAAPHIDNQRLQQLANDPFWISLGHYETAKLGGWRSYVSDKKFFLAPDGNEHPDRELAATVQALYAPASAGEQHAQCVYPARTRWLKAQLDLTDLPSLDCAEFKQWFKDVSPHSAVMIFPAAYLNSPSSMFGHTLLRIDQADVQRDKTSLLSYAINFGAYIEGSDNSILYAWKGLMGGYPGLFALVPYQEKLSEYRSLENRDLWEYRLNLTQQETERMVEHVWELKQIQFDYFFFDENCSYRLLELLQVARPGLKLTDQFPLTAIPTDTVKAVKQAGLVESIEYRPSRERELLSRAQPLTDEEQQWVLKISADQKQLQEPAFKAQPRERQALIIDAAYRLERYRANGQERDPQRAQRSFELLRAINQNPPPELDIARPGLPEDGHESRTWQAGIGTRGDQAFGEYGLRMAYHDLNDNAESFPLGAQIEILQMKLRQYEGNHWQLQQLDLATIRSLTPRNALLQPLSWQVTGGLERVPGKHDDETLVSHVNGGGGGTWQLSDDMLGFALGTVRVEHNNDFAGFIAPAAGFNSGLLWKNPLGNFSLEAKGDYFTNGEVRRSMSLNQQWELSRNLGLRLSAQREFSHLASPENEVMLEVKWYHY from the coding sequence ATGCTCAAACGCCTTGCCTGGCTGGCGCTCTGTGTCTGCGCCCCGCTGTCCGCCGCGCCCCACATCGACAATCAACGTTTGCAGCAACTGGCCAACGACCCCTTCTGGATTTCCCTGGGTCATTACGAAACCGCCAAGCTCGGTGGCTGGCGCAGCTATGTCAGCGACAAGAAATTCTTTCTCGCCCCCGACGGCAACGAACACCCCGACCGCGAACTGGCGGCGACCGTACAGGCACTGTATGCGCCGGCCAGTGCCGGCGAGCAACATGCGCAATGCGTCTATCCGGCCCGTACTCGCTGGCTCAAGGCGCAACTTGACCTGACGGATCTGCCGTCGCTGGACTGTGCTGAATTCAAGCAATGGTTCAAGGACGTTTCACCCCACAGTGCGGTGATGATTTTCCCGGCCGCCTACCTGAACAGCCCGTCATCGATGTTCGGCCATACCTTGCTGCGCATCGATCAGGCCGATGTGCAGCGCGACAAGACCTCGCTGCTCAGTTACGCGATCAACTTCGGCGCCTATATCGAAGGGTCGGACAACAGCATTTTGTACGCGTGGAAAGGCCTGATGGGTGGTTATCCCGGGCTGTTTGCACTGGTGCCCTATCAGGAAAAACTCTCGGAATACCGTAGCCTCGAAAACCGCGACCTGTGGGAATACCGCCTGAACCTGACCCAGCAGGAAACCGAGCGCATGGTCGAGCATGTCTGGGAGCTCAAGCAGATCCAGTTCGACTACTTCTTCTTCGATGAAAACTGCTCCTATCGCCTGCTAGAGCTGCTGCAGGTGGCGCGGCCGGGCCTGAAGCTGACCGATCAGTTCCCGTTGACCGCCATTCCCACCGACACCGTCAAAGCGGTGAAACAGGCCGGGCTGGTGGAGTCGATCGAATATCGCCCGTCCCGCGAGCGTGAACTGCTGAGCCGCGCGCAGCCGTTGACCGATGAAGAGCAGCAGTGGGTGCTGAAAATCAGCGCCGATCAGAAGCAATTGCAGGAACCGGCGTTCAAGGCGCAACCGCGCGAGCGTCAGGCGTTGATCATCGACGCGGCCTATCGTCTGGAGCGTTATCGCGCCAACGGCCAGGAACGTGACCCGCAACGGGCTCAGCGCAGTTTCGAATTACTGCGCGCGATCAATCAGAACCCGCCTCCTGAACTGGACATTGCGCGACCTGGCTTGCCCGAGGATGGCCACGAGTCCCGCACCTGGCAGGCCGGCATCGGCACCCGGGGTGACCAAGCCTTCGGCGAATATGGCCTGCGCATGGCCTACCACGACCTCAACGACAACGCCGAAAGCTTCCCCCTTGGCGCACAGATCGAAATCCTGCAGATGAAGCTGCGCCAATACGAAGGCAATCACTGGCAGTTGCAGCAACTGGACCTGGCGACCATCCGCTCCCTGACCCCGCGCAACGCGCTGTTGCAGCCGCTGTCGTGGCAAGTCACCGGCGGCCTGGAGCGTGTGCCGGGCAAGCACGATGACGAAACCCTGGTCAGTCATGTCAACGGTGGTGGTGGCGGGACCTGGCAACTGAGCGACGACATGCTCGGGTTCGCCTTGGGCACCGTGCGCGTGGAGCACAACAACGATTTCGCGGGCTTCATTGCCCCGGCAGCGGGCTTCAACAGCGGTTTGCTGTGGAAAAACCCGCTGGGGAATTTCAGCCTGGAAGCCAAGGGCGATTACTTCACCAACGGCGAAGTGCGCCGGAGCATGAGCCTGAATCAGCAGTGGGAGTTGTCGCGCAACCTCGGGCTGCGCCTGAGTGCCCAACGCGAATTCAGCCACCTGGCATCACCTGAAAACGAAGTGATGCTTGAAGTGAAGTGGTATCACTATTGA
- a CDS encoding GreA/GreB family elongation factor translates to MSRAFVNEDNAAAQADLPVERQVSAQPNYVTPAGLAQLQAKVAVLQSLLDEESAKGDLADKQRQADLDRDWRYFKQRLQSAQVVAQASSTDKVQIGNWVTFADEHDHEQRVQLVGEDQADAAHGLINWSSPLGRALLGAHVGDEVSWKRPVGDMVIEVLAIEIG, encoded by the coding sequence ATGAGTCGCGCCTTCGTCAATGAAGATAACGCTGCCGCGCAAGCCGACCTGCCAGTCGAACGACAGGTCAGCGCGCAGCCCAATTACGTCACACCCGCCGGGCTCGCGCAGCTTCAGGCGAAAGTCGCCGTGCTGCAAAGCCTGCTCGACGAGGAAAGCGCCAAAGGTGACCTGGCCGACAAGCAGCGCCAGGCCGACCTCGATCGCGACTGGCGCTACTTCAAGCAGCGCCTGCAAAGCGCACAGGTGGTCGCACAAGCCTCCTCGACCGACAAAGTGCAGATTGGCAATTGGGTGACCTTTGCCGACGAGCACGATCATGAACAGCGCGTGCAATTGGTCGGAGAAGACCAGGCGGATGCCGCCCATGGACTGATCAATTGGAGTTCACCGCTGGGACGGGCATTACTGGGTGCGCACGTAGGCGATGAAGTGTCGTGGAAGCGGCCGGTGGGGGATATGGTGATTGAGGTGCTGGCTATAGAGATCGGGTGA
- the glyA gene encoding serine hydroxymethyltransferase, protein MFSRDLTIAKFDADLFAAMEQEAQRQEEHIELIASENYTSPAVMEAQGSVLTNKYAEGYPGKRYYGGCEFVDIVEQLAIDRAKELFGADYANVQPHAGSQANSAVYLALLQAGDTILGMSLAHGGHLTHGASVSSSGKLYNAVQYGIDANGLIDYDEVERLAVEHKPKMIVAGFSAYSQVLDFPRFRAIADKVGAYLFVDMAHVAGLVAAGVYPNPVPFADVVTTTTHKTLRGPRGGLILARANADIEKKLNSAVFPGAQGGPLEHVIAAKAICFKEALQPEFKAYQQQVVKNAQAMAGVFIERGFDVVSGGTQNHLFLLSLIKQEISGKDADAALGKAFITVNKNSVPNDPRSPFVTSGLRFGTPAVTTRGFKEAECKELAGWICDILADLNNEAVIDAVREKVKAICKKLPVYGA, encoded by the coding sequence ATGTTCAGCCGTGATTTGACTATTGCCAAGTTCGACGCCGATCTTTTTGCCGCCATGGAGCAAGAAGCTCAGCGCCAGGAAGAACACATTGAGCTGATCGCTTCGGAAAACTACACCAGCCCTGCGGTGATGGAAGCTCAAGGCTCGGTACTGACCAACAAGTACGCCGAAGGCTACCCGGGCAAGCGCTACTACGGTGGTTGCGAGTTCGTCGATATCGTCGAACAACTGGCCATCGACCGCGCCAAAGAGCTGTTCGGCGCCGATTACGCCAACGTTCAGCCGCACGCCGGTTCGCAAGCCAACAGCGCCGTTTACCTGGCTCTGCTGCAAGCGGGCGACACCATTCTGGGCATGAGCCTGGCTCACGGTGGTCACCTGACCCACGGTGCCAGCGTTTCTTCCTCCGGCAAGCTGTACAACGCCGTTCAGTACGGCATCGATGCCAATGGCCTGATCGACTACGACGAAGTCGAGCGTCTGGCCGTTGAGCACAAGCCGAAAATGATCGTGGCCGGTTTCTCTGCCTACTCGCAGGTTCTGGACTTCCCACGCTTCCGCGCTATCGCTGACAAGGTTGGTGCTTACCTGTTCGTCGACATGGCCCACGTGGCCGGTCTGGTCGCCGCTGGCGTCTACCCGAACCCGGTGCCTTTCGCTGACGTGGTGACCACCACCACCCACAAAACCCTGCGCGGTCCACGTGGCGGCCTGATCCTGGCTCGCGCCAACGCCGACATCGAGAAGAAGCTGAACTCCGCAGTATTCCCGGGCGCCCAGGGCGGCCCGCTGGAGCACGTGATCGCTGCCAAGGCGATCTGCTTCAAGGAAGCGCTGCAGCCTGAGTTCAAGGCCTACCAGCAACAAGTGGTGAAAAACGCCCAGGCCATGGCCGGCGTGTTCATCGAGCGCGGTTTCGACGTGGTGTCGGGCGGTACTCAGAACCACCTGTTCCTGCTGTCGCTGATCAAGCAGGAAATCTCCGGTAAAGACGCCGACGCTGCACTGGGCAAAGCGTTCATCACCGTGAACAAGAACTCGGTACCGAACGATCCACGCTCCCCGTTCGTCACCTCCGGCCTGCGTTTCGGTACCCCGGCTGTGACCACTCGCGGCTTCAAGGAAGCAGAGTGCAAAGAGCTGGCCGGCTGGATCTGCGACATCCTGGCTGACCTGAACAACGAAGCGGTGATCGACGCCGTTCGTGAGAAGGTCAAGGCCATCTGCAAGAAACTGCCGGTGTACGGCGCTTAA
- the ettA gene encoding energy-dependent translational throttle protein EttA, whose amino-acid sequence MAQYVFTMHRLGKVVPPKREILKNISLSFFPGAKIGVLGLNGSGKSTLLKIMAGVDTEFDGEARPMPDLNIGYLPQEPILDPTKTVREVVEEAVSVIKDAQARLDEVYAAYADPDADFDKLAAEQAKLEAILQASDGHNLDRQLEVAADALRLPAWDARVEHLSGGEKRRVALCRLLLSAPDMLLLDEPTNHLDADSVAWLEHFLHDFPGTVVAITHDRYFLDNVAGWILELDRGAGIPYEGNYSGWLEAKSDRLAAESKQQSAHEKAMKEELEWVRKGAKARQSKSKARLQRFEEMQSQEFQKRSETNEIYIPAGPRLGDKVIEFKNVTKGYGDRVLIDNLSFSMPKGAIVGVIGGNGAGKSTLFRMLMGKETPDSGSIEVGETVQLACVDQSREDLDGSKTVFQQISDGSDQIRIGNYEIPSRTYVGRFNFKGGDQQKFVKDLSGGERGRLHLALTLKEGGNVLLLDEPSNDLDVETLRSLEEALLDFPGAAIVISHDRWFLDRVATHILAYEDDSQAVFFEGNYTEYEADRKKRLGEAASQPHRVRHKKLA is encoded by the coding sequence ATGGCTCAATACGTCTTCACCATGCATCGGCTGGGCAAAGTTGTTCCGCCGAAGCGGGAAATCCTGAAAAACATTTCGCTGTCGTTCTTCCCCGGCGCCAAAATCGGCGTCCTCGGTCTCAACGGTTCGGGTAAGTCCACGCTGCTGAAAATCATGGCAGGCGTCGACACCGAGTTCGACGGTGAAGCCCGTCCGATGCCGGACCTGAACATCGGCTACCTGCCGCAAGAACCGATCCTGGACCCGACCAAGACCGTGCGTGAAGTGGTCGAGGAAGCGGTCAGCGTGATCAAGGACGCCCAGGCGCGACTGGACGAGGTCTACGCGGCCTACGCCGATCCGGATGCCGACTTCGACAAGCTGGCTGCAGAGCAAGCCAAACTTGAAGCCATCCTGCAGGCCAGCGATGGCCACAACCTGGATCGCCAACTGGAAGTCGCTGCCGATGCGCTGCGTCTGCCGGCCTGGGATGCCAGGGTTGAACATCTTTCCGGTGGTGAAAAGCGTCGTGTGGCCCTGTGCCGCCTGCTGCTGTCCGCCCCGGACATGCTGCTGCTCGACGAACCAACCAACCACCTGGACGCCGACTCCGTCGCCTGGCTGGAGCACTTCCTGCACGATTTCCCGGGCACCGTGGTTGCGATCACGCACGACCGTTACTTCCTGGACAACGTTGCCGGCTGGATCCTCGAACTCGACCGCGGCGCCGGTATCCCGTACGAGGGCAACTATTCGGGTTGGCTCGAAGCCAAGTCCGATCGTCTGGCTGCCGAATCCAAGCAGCAATCGGCTCACGAAAAGGCCATGAAGGAAGAGCTGGAGTGGGTGCGTAAAGGCGCCAAGGCCCGCCAGTCCAAGTCCAAGGCTCGTCTGCAACGCTTCGAAGAAATGCAATCGCAGGAATTCCAGAAGCGCAGCGAAACCAACGAGATCTACATCCCGGCCGGTCCACGCCTGGGCGACAAGGTCATCGAGTTCAAGAACGTCACCAAGGGCTACGGCGATCGCGTGTTGATCGACAATCTGTCGTTCTCCATGCCTAAAGGCGCCATCGTTGGCGTGATCGGCGGTAACGGTGCCGGTAAATCGACCCTGTTCCGCATGCTGATGGGCAAGGAAACGCCGGACTCGGGCAGCATCGAAGTCGGCGAAACCGTGCAACTGGCGTGCGTCGACCAGAGCCGTGAAGACCTGGATGGCAGTAAGACTGTGTTCCAGCAGATCTCCGACGGTTCCGACCAGATTCGCATCGGCAACTACGAGATCCCGTCGCGTACCTACGTCGGTCGTTTCAACTTCAAGGGTGGCGATCAGCAGAAGTTCGTCAAGGACCTGTCCGGTGGTGAGCGTGGTCGCTTGCACCTGGCCCTGACCCTGAAAGAGGGCGGCAACGTCCTGCTGCTCGACGAACCGTCCAACGACCTCGACGTTGAAACCCTGCGTTCCCTGGAAGAAGCCTTGCTGGACTTCCCGGGCGCCGCCATTGTGATCTCTCACGATCGGTGGTTCCTTGACCGCGTCGCGACTCACATCCTGGCGTACGAAGACGACTCGCAAGCGGTGTTCTTCGAAGGCAACTACACCGAGTACGAAGCCGATCGCAAGAAGCGCCTCGGCGAAGCGGCCTCCCAGCCACACCGGGTACGGCACAAGAAACTGGCCTGA
- a CDS encoding C4-dicarboxylate transporter DctA: protein MLRWCSRSIFLQVVLGLVLGIVCGLTFPEYSAQLKPLGDGFIKLIKMLIGLIVFCVVVSGISGAGDLKKVGRIGLKSVIYFEILTTIALVIGLVFAFTTGIGSGANIHLEQLSAADMGDIAQRGQHMHTTTQFLMDLIPTSVIGAFADNNILQVLLFSVLFGSALNLVGEAASGISRLINELSHVIFRIMGMIVRLAPIGVFGAIAFTTSKYGLDSLQHLGSLVGLFYLTCAAFVALILGLVMRLSGLRMWPLLKYLREELLIVMGTASSDAVLPQIMRKLEHLGIGSSTVGLVIPTGYSFNLDGFSIYLTLAIVFIANATGTPLAMTDLLTILLVSLITSKGAHGIPGSALVILAATLTAIPAIPVVGLVLVLAVDWFMGIGRALTNLIGNCVATVAIARWEKDIDIQRANKVLSGQVGYTFQPRKPVVPAHQQEF, encoded by the coding sequence ATGCTCAGATGGTGCTCGCGTTCAATCTTCCTTCAAGTGGTTCTCGGACTGGTGCTCGGCATCGTCTGCGGGCTGACCTTTCCCGAATACTCCGCCCAACTCAAACCCCTTGGCGACGGCTTCATCAAACTGATCAAGATGCTTATTGGCCTGATCGTGTTTTGCGTGGTGGTTAGCGGCATCAGCGGTGCCGGTGACCTGAAGAAGGTCGGACGCATCGGCCTCAAATCGGTCATCTACTTCGAAATACTGACCACCATCGCCCTGGTGATCGGCCTGGTGTTCGCCTTCACAACCGGCATCGGCAGCGGCGCGAACATTCATCTGGAGCAGCTCTCCGCCGCCGACATGGGCGACATCGCCCAGCGCGGTCAGCACATGCACACCACCACGCAGTTCCTGATGGACCTGATTCCGACCTCGGTGATCGGCGCCTTCGCCGACAACAACATCCTGCAAGTCCTGCTGTTTTCGGTGCTGTTCGGCAGCGCGCTGAATCTGGTGGGTGAAGCGGCGTCGGGTATTTCCCGGCTGATCAACGAGCTGAGCCATGTGATCTTCCGCATCATGGGCATGATCGTGCGCCTGGCGCCGATCGGCGTCTTCGGCGCCATCGCCTTCACCACCAGCAAATATGGCCTGGACTCGCTGCAACACCTGGGCAGTCTGGTCGGCCTGTTTTACCTGACCTGCGCGGCATTCGTGGCGCTGATTCTCGGCCTGGTGATGCGCCTCTCGGGCCTGCGGATGTGGCCACTGCTCAAGTACCTGCGTGAAGAACTGCTGATCGTCATGGGCACCGCCTCTTCCGACGCCGTGCTGCCACAAATCATGCGCAAGCTTGAGCATCTGGGCATCGGCAGCTCCACGGTCGGCCTGGTGATTCCGACCGGGTACTCATTCAACCTTGACGGTTTTTCGATCTACCTGACCCTGGCCATCGTGTTCATCGCCAATGCCACCGGCACGCCGCTGGCCATGACTGACCTGCTGACGATTCTGCTGGTGTCGCTGATCACCTCCAAAGGTGCCCACGGGATTCCCGGCTCGGCGCTGGTGATTCTCGCCGCCACCCTGACGGCGATCCCGGCAATTCCGGTGGTGGGCCTGGTGCTGGTGCTGGCGGTGGACTGGTTCATGGGCATCGGCCGGGCGCTGACCAATCTGATTGGTAACTGCGTCGCCACGGTGGCCATTGCTCGCTGGGAAAAGGACATCGATATCCAACGGGCAAACAAAGTGCTGTCCGGCCAGGTGGGTTATACCTTCCAGCCGAGAAAACCGGTTGTCCCGGCACATCAGCAGGAATTTTAA